Genomic segment of Falco cherrug isolate bFalChe1 chromosome W, bFalChe1.pri, whole genome shotgun sequence:
TCACAGGTGTTACCAAGGATCTGGGAAGTGTCTCTTCTCCATCTCACTGGGTTTGATTTGTTAGGATGAATATGTGGTAAGGCTAAACTCAGACGACCGATGGTACATGGACCACCTACAGGCATTGAGGGTATTCCATTCCATGCTCTattaccacaaataaaaaacaaaccaggggGTAATTTCCTAGGATATAATACTCCAGGTGCAGGATTAGACAGATTTCGACTGGTATGGTTACACCAAACACTCCAATTAAACTGATTCTTAATTGGATATACGGGAGTGATAGCAGTTGTACTACAAGGCATGTTAGAGGCTTCACCAGCACAAGGGTACCGGGAAGAATTCAAATATACACAGTAAGAGGCATTTAGTGAATCGACTAGTTCGATTTCTTGAGGGCTAGGACCAATAGGGAGTTTGTCATCCCAGTTatcaaatttttcaaaaaagctgcTCATATTATTACCTCGAGCCAATATGGTAACTTTTGGCATCTGGTTAAGAGACTGGTTAAGGGCGATCCAATCTGAGTCATTTAACGGCACACCTACTAAACAAGTTAAAAAGGGTACGCTAGGGGTTGACAAACTTGCACAAAACGTGGTTGTGTTAACAGCTCTACTTAAAGTTACCCATACATTTTCTCGCAAATCAAACAATGATTTAGGCACAAAAGCTACAACTACgacaacaaaattaattaacacaACAATTCTCAACATTATGCTTAAAATATAGCtaaaacaatattaataaatcaatCACGAGTTGACATTGGTTACTGGAGCAtcagtcactgctgctttggtcCATTTTGCTGGGATCCACTGCGGCCCTGTGGGGGTAAGTACACACATATAACCTCTTCCAGCATACTTTACTTCTGCTGGCCCTTTCCACAAACCAGTTGAAGGATCCCTATACATAACAAACATTGGAACATCATCTTTACATGTTTTAAGATACCCATGTAACCATGCAGGTGAttcttgctgttctgcaaatatACATAGATGATTCAACACAAAAAGAACTTTAGCAAGTCTCTCTTGTACATCTGTAATCTTCTCAAACTTTTGTAAATATTGCTTTAATGTCTGATGTGTTCTTTCAATGATTGCTTGTCCCGTGGGAGAGTGAGAAATACCTGTAATATGTCGCACTCCCCATGCTTGACAAAAACGTCTCATTTTTTCACCGACATAAGCAGGGCCATTATCAGTCTTTATTGTCTGCGGCactcccatgacagcaaaacaacttGTTAAATGCCGTATTACATGGAGTGCTCGTTCCCCTGTTTGTGCTGTAGCCCATACAAATTTACTATATGTATCAATTGTAACGTGTACATATTTTAATCTGCCAAATTCAGCAACGTGAGTGACATCCATTTACCACAACTCTCTGGCTTTAAGTCCTCTGGGGTTCACTCCGATACCTAGTCCCGGTCCATGATGACTGCACGTAGGACAAGCTCGTACAATTCCTCTAGCTTCTTCCATTGTAATGTCAAATTGTCGATGCAGTCCCCGCGCGTTTTGGTGAAATGTGTTGTGTGATTCTCGTGCTTTAACAAACTCGCTTAGTGGAGCTGCTACAGACACGAGCTGGTCAGCGCGCGCATTCCCTTCCCCCAAACCTTCAGACCATTTATGACTTCTAATATGTATAACGCAGTAGGGTTGCGTGCGCTGCTGTATTGCTGACAACAGTTGCCTAAGGAGTTCAAACAGCCGTTGACTTTGCACTTCTTTAAGGCGAGCATCTTCAATTCGGCTTACGATTCCTGCAACATACATCGAGTCCGTTACAATGTTTAACCTCGTATGTATCCATTGGGTACATACCCATACAACAGCAGCTAGCTCTAAAGTTTGTAACGAATCTCCTGCTTTCGCAGGAAGGATTTGGTGGTGCCATTGATTGTTCTTGTgccatgttgctgctgcttttcttgagcGTTTCCCTGCATCCGTATAAACTGTGATAGCATCCGCTAAGGGTCGCTCACTTCGTTTCGGACGCTTTAACCAGTCATAATTACTAATCCATTTTAATATAGGTGCTTTTAAAGGCTCAACTTTAATCTCCAGAGCATCACTTAGTAAACTTAATTGTAAAGCTGATGAATTCTGCAACCACCACTCCAAGTCTTCTCTGCGTATTGGTAGATACACGACATTTGGCTCCATTCCGGTAATTTGTAAAATTCGTGTACTTCCTTTTCGAATGATTTCTGCCAAATTTTGCGTTTTTTCTTGGATGGTAGTCTTTGGTTGCATTTTGGTAAAGATCCACTCTAATACTCTCACAGTCTCCCCCTTATTCTTTTTGCACTGTGTAAGTGCACCAATAAAGTGTGAGGGACAGTTTAACACAGTGAGGTCTATAGGAAGATTAGGGTCAATTCGATCTACTGCACGCTCTACAACCCGCTCACTGAGTTGTTGAATCATAACTTGTTGATCCTTAGAAACAATAACAGGATTAGATGGAtctgttccttttaataaaGGTCGTAACACGTCTAGTTCATCATTGGTGATGCCTGCTACTGGGCGTAGCCATTGGAGGTCACCTAATAACTTTTGAGCATCATTGAGGGTATGCAGATCTTTACAAATGGTTAATTTTTGTGGACTCACTTGTGACTGAGTAATATTCCAGCCAAGATATTTCCATGCGGGTGAACGCTGGACCTTTTCAGTTGCTATGACGAGATTTTGCGTCTCTAACTGTCGTTGTAAAAAGGTCTCCTGTTGTTCAGTGAAAGGCTGTTTTTGAGCAAATAGaatatcatccatataatggTAAATAATAACATGAGGCCATGCTTTTCGAATAGGTTGGAGAGCAGCATCAACAAATAGCTGACACAGGGTAGGGCTATTTTTCATGCCTTGTGGTAACACAGTCCATTCAAATCGCTGGTCAGGTCCCTCTCTGTTAACCGATGGCAATGTAAATGCAAATCGTTGAGTGTCATTGGGGTGTAGCTGAATTGtaaaaaagcagtcttttaaGTCAATTATTAATAAATGCCATTCGGTGGGCAACATAGCAGGATTAGGAAGACCCGGTTGTAAGGCTCCCATTGCTTGCATTTGTTGATTCACTGCTCGTAGATCATGTAAAAGCCgatattttcctgattttttctggATTACAAATATCGGTGTATTCCAAGGACTGGTTGACGGTTTAAGATGACCTTGTGTTAACTGGTCTTGAACTAGCAAATGTGCTTGTTGcagactttcctttttcaacGGCCACTGTCCGATCCAAACAGACTCTTCTGTTAGCCATTTCAAAGGAATCGGGAAAGTCCATTTGACAGTGACCGTTCCTAAAAAGGTGAATTTGTGGTAAGTATTACTCCTAATTGATTCAACACATCTCTTCCGATGAGTGCATTCACTCCACTAGGTAAGGGCATGACAGTAACATGTAGTATCGCTGTTTTTCCATCTATGATGATTTGTATTCTTTGTTGACTGCGCTGAACAGGCGCTATTCCCCCTACTCCTTCAACTCCTCCAGGGACGTGTTGCAGTGGCCAATAAGAAGGCCACTGACCACGTGCGATGATTG
This window contains:
- the LOC129734579 gene encoding uncharacterized protein LOC129734579 is translated as MLRIVVLINFVVVVVAFVPKSLFDLRENVWVTLSRAVNTTTFCASLSTPSVPFLTCLVGVPLNDSDWIALNQSLNQMPKVTILARGNNMSSFFEKFDNWDDKLPIGPSPQEIELVDSLNASYCVYLNSSRYPCAGEASNMPCSTTAITPVYPIKNQFNWSVWCNHTSRNLSNPAPGVLYPRKLPPGLFFICGNRAWNGIPSMPVGGPCTIGRLSLALPHIHPNKSNPVRWRRDTSQILGNTCDDNVQLWNKWEVFFASLFIPGAAAARAHKNLETLSCWVVKQANLSSRVLSDLADSLTIVQHAVLQNRMAIDFLLLAHGHGCEDFEGMCCMDLEDNSSSIHKEIKQLMEHSQKIQQDVGFFGLESLTNWLGIGGWLKRLLQSVLLIVIIVIIGFICLSCALSCIRKLFERITGPVFLVQKEKGGIVAEWMKENGHGSIEGLCDTAFDISLE